The following proteins are co-located in the Massilia litorea genome:
- a CDS encoding LysR family transcriptional regulator: MINPGHFDLQSLRVFLHVALTGSLTRAADKSHMTLSALSKRIAELERTADCSLFIRHPRGLELTPAGTELVQHARAVLDSVNRMADAMGDFAIGVRGHVRIWANTSAVTQFLPRDLAAFVREEPLIRLSLEEKVSAESIAAVAAGEADLGIFADNVPAPSLEKYLYRRDHLMVVVPADHPLAALTEISFSETLEYDLVGLNTGSSLLQRVTDAAASLDKALRLRIQVSSFDGICRMIEAGLGVGVLPDGAVRPEHTGLHAIRLTDAWARRSLWLGVRARASLAPEALKLLDHLRHGG; this comes from the coding sequence ATGATCAATCCCGGCCACTTCGACCTGCAGTCCCTGCGCGTGTTCCTGCACGTGGCGCTCACCGGCAGCCTGACGCGTGCGGCGGACAAGTCGCACATGACGCTGTCGGCGCTGAGCAAGCGCATCGCGGAACTCGAGCGCACCGCCGACTGCAGCCTGTTCATCCGCCATCCGCGCGGGCTGGAACTGACCCCGGCGGGAACGGAGCTGGTGCAGCACGCGCGCGCGGTGCTCGATTCGGTGAACCGGATGGCCGATGCGATGGGCGATTTCGCCATCGGCGTGCGCGGCCATGTGCGGATCTGGGCCAACACCTCGGCGGTCACGCAGTTCCTGCCGCGCGACCTGGCCGCCTTCGTGCGCGAGGAGCCCCTGATTCGCCTCAGCCTGGAGGAAAAGGTCAGCGCCGAATCGATTGCGGCGGTGGCGGCGGGCGAGGCGGACCTCGGTATTTTTGCTGACAACGTGCCCGCGCCCAGCCTGGAAAAATACCTGTACCGGCGCGATCACCTGATGGTGGTCGTGCCCGCCGACCATCCGCTGGCCGCGCTGACGGAGATCTCGTTTTCCGAGACGCTCGAATACGACCTGGTCGGCCTGAACACGGGAAGCTCGCTGCTGCAACGCGTGACCGACGCCGCCGCCTCGCTCGACAAGGCCTTGCGCCTGCGGATCCAGGTCAGCAGCTTCGACGGCATTTGCCGCATGATCGAAGCCGGGCTGGGCGTCGGCGTGCTGCCCGACGGCGCGGTGCGCCCCGAGCACACGGGCCTGCACGCGATTCGCCTGACCGACGCCTGGGCCCGGCGTTCGCTGTGGCTGGGCGTGCGTGCGCGCGCTTCGCTGGCCCCGGAGGCGCTCAAGCTGCTCGACCACTTGCGCCATGGGGGCTAG
- a CDS encoding CaiB/BaiF CoA transferase family protein: MTKPLQGLRVIELGQLIAGPFAGKMLAEFGAEVIKIEPPGSGDPLRKWRLLHEGTSVWWAVQSRNKQSVSLDLRTPEGQDVVRTLVQDADVLIENFRPGTMEAWNLGWEALHAINPKLVMLRVSGYGQTGPYRDRPGFGVVGEAMGGLRHLSGEPGRTPVRAGVSIGDSLSALHGVIGVLLALRHRDQNGGEGQVVDVALYESVFNMMESLLPEYSVFGTVRQAAGSSLPGIAPTNAYLCADGKYALIAGNGDGIFRRLMEVIERLDLRDDPELARNDGRVRHVARLDAAIGAWAAERTLDEVLERLNEARIPAGRIYDVADIAADPHYKAREMILDTQLADGTPVQVPGIVPKLSATPGEVLHAAPALGEHTDAVLADIGIDSTTRAAWRARGII, from the coding sequence ATGACGAAACCCCTGCAAGGCTTGCGGGTCATCGAGCTTGGACAACTGATCGCCGGGCCCTTTGCCGGCAAGATGCTGGCCGAATTCGGCGCCGAGGTCATCAAGATCGAACCGCCCGGCAGCGGCGACCCGCTGCGCAAGTGGCGCCTGCTGCACGAAGGCACCTCGGTCTGGTGGGCGGTGCAGTCGCGTAACAAGCAATCGGTGTCGCTCGACCTGCGCACGCCGGAAGGCCAGGACGTCGTTCGTACACTGGTGCAGGACGCCGATGTCCTGATCGAGAACTTCCGTCCCGGGACCATGGAAGCCTGGAACCTGGGCTGGGAGGCCCTGCATGCGATCAACCCGAAGCTGGTCATGCTGCGCGTGTCCGGCTATGGCCAGACCGGCCCTTACCGCGACCGTCCCGGCTTCGGCGTGGTCGGCGAAGCCATGGGCGGCCTGCGCCACCTGAGCGGCGAACCCGGGCGCACGCCGGTGCGTGCCGGGGTCTCGATCGGCGACTCGCTCTCCGCCCTGCACGGGGTGATCGGCGTGCTGCTGGCCCTGCGCCACCGCGACCAGAACGGCGGCGAAGGGCAAGTCGTCGACGTGGCGCTGTACGAGTCGGTCTTCAACATGATGGAAAGCCTGTTGCCGGAATACTCGGTGTTCGGCACGGTGCGCCAGGCTGCCGGCAGCAGCCTGCCGGGCATCGCCCCCACCAATGCCTACCTGTGCGCCGACGGCAAATACGCGCTCATCGCCGGCAACGGCGACGGCATCTTCCGGCGCCTGATGGAGGTCATCGAGCGGCTGGATCTGCGCGACGACCCGGAGCTGGCCCGCAACGACGGCCGCGTCAGGCACGTGGCGCGCCTCGACGCGGCGATCGGCGCCTGGGCCGCCGAGCGCACGCTCGACGAGGTACTGGAGCGCCTCAACGAAGCGCGCATTCCGGCCGGCCGCATCTACGACGTCGCCGATATTGCCGCCGACCCGCACTACAAGGCGCGCGAGATGATCCTCGACACCCAACTGGCGGACGGCACGCCGGTGCAGGTGCCCGGCATCGTCCCCAAACTGAGCGCGACCCCGGGCGAGGTGCTGCATGCGGCACCGGCCCTGGGCGAACACACCGATGCGGTGCTGGCCGACATCGGCATCGATTCCACCACCCGCGCTGCCTGGCGTGCGCGCGGCATCATCTGA
- a CDS encoding hydroxymethylglutaryl-CoA lyase, which translates to MAKQRLYIQEVATRDGFQNEAVYVETEDKIALVNALSECGYAKIEVTSFTSPKAIPALKDAEAVMHQIRRKEGVVYTVLVPNIRGAERALSCKVDEVNLVMSVSESHNRRNLRMTREQSFAQLAEVVKVVRQSPVAVNVSLSTAMGCPMEGEVPVAEVLDWTARFADLGVHGVTLCDTTGMAYPSQVGELSRLARARFPALELTLHFHNTRGLALANTLAALAAGIDRFDSSLGGLGGCPYAPGASGNVCTEELVHMLELEGYDTGVDLDGILAAAARLPGLIGHEVPSQILKAGRRLDLHPMPEGGADMPEQRAFAGAAA; encoded by the coding sequence ATGGCCAAGCAGCGTCTGTACATCCAGGAAGTCGCGACCCGCGACGGCTTCCAGAACGAGGCGGTCTACGTCGAGACCGAGGACAAGATCGCGCTCGTGAACGCCCTGAGCGAGTGCGGCTACGCCAAGATCGAAGTCACCTCGTTTACTTCACCGAAAGCGATTCCGGCGCTGAAGGACGCCGAAGCGGTGATGCACCAGATCCGGCGCAAGGAAGGCGTGGTCTACACGGTGCTGGTGCCGAACATCCGCGGCGCGGAGCGCGCCCTGTCCTGCAAGGTCGACGAAGTGAACCTGGTGATGTCGGTGAGCGAATCCCATAACCGCCGCAACCTGCGCATGACCCGCGAGCAGTCGTTCGCGCAACTGGCCGAGGTAGTGAAGGTCGTCAGGCAGTCGCCGGTCGCCGTCAACGTCTCGCTGTCGACCGCGATGGGCTGCCCGATGGAGGGCGAGGTGCCGGTGGCCGAAGTGCTGGACTGGACGGCACGCTTCGCCGACCTCGGCGTGCACGGCGTGACCCTGTGCGATACCACGGGCATGGCCTATCCCTCCCAGGTCGGCGAGCTGTCCCGGCTGGCCCGTGCGCGCTTCCCGGCGCTGGAGCTGACACTGCACTTCCATAACACGCGCGGCCTGGCGCTGGCGAATACCCTGGCCGCGCTGGCGGCGGGCATCGACCGCTTCGATTCTTCCCTCGGCGGCCTTGGCGGCTGCCCGTATGCGCCCGGCGCCAGCGGCAATGTCTGCACCGAGGAGCTGGTGCACATGCTCGAACTGGAGGGCTACGACACCGGCGTGGACCTGGACGGGATCCTGGCCGCCGCCGCCCGGCTGCCCGGCCTGATTGGCCATGAGGTGCCGAGCCAGATCCTGAAGGCCGGCCGCCGGCTCGACCTGCATCCGATGCCGGAGGGCGGCGCGGACATGCCGGAGCAGCGCGCGTTCGCGGGAGCGGCCGCATGA
- a CDS encoding NAD(P)-dependent oxidoreductase — translation MKVVFLDAATLPTDLRFDQATIDYTAWPSTTPELVAERIREATVVITNKVRLDAAQLRAAGQLRLVAVAAAGTDNIDRETAAELGIAVANVPDYGSDSVAEHVIATLFALRRHLVTYAAAAVDGRWSASGHFCWTGPRIRDVGGSVFGVVGRGRIGEAAARLARGLGMQVLFAQAPGKPCRDDELPLGELLECVDALTLHVPLTPATRGMIGREALARMKPDAVIVNTGRGALVDAEALVEALRLGRIGGAALDVLDVEPPPPDHPLLARDLPNLLVTPHVAWASEHAQARLARRLEELVQAQLD, via the coding sequence ATGAAAGTCGTCTTCCTGGATGCGGCCACGCTCCCGACCGACCTGCGTTTCGACCAGGCGACGATCGACTACACGGCCTGGCCGTCGACCACGCCCGAGCTGGTGGCGGAACGGATCCGCGAGGCCACGGTCGTCATCACGAATAAGGTGCGCCTGGACGCCGCACAGCTGCGCGCCGCCGGCCAGTTGCGGCTGGTGGCGGTAGCCGCCGCCGGTACCGACAACATCGATCGCGAGACCGCTGCCGAATTGGGCATCGCGGTGGCCAACGTGCCCGACTACGGTTCCGATTCCGTTGCCGAGCACGTGATCGCGACCCTGTTCGCGCTGCGCCGCCATCTCGTCACCTACGCCGCCGCCGCGGTCGACGGCCGCTGGAGCGCCTCCGGACACTTCTGCTGGACCGGGCCGCGCATCCGCGACGTCGGCGGCAGCGTGTTCGGCGTCGTCGGACGCGGCCGCATCGGCGAAGCGGCGGCGCGGCTGGCGCGCGGGCTCGGGATGCAGGTGCTGTTCGCCCAGGCACCCGGCAAGCCGTGCCGGGACGATGAGCTGCCCCTTGGCGAATTGCTGGAATGCGTGGACGCGCTGACCCTGCACGTGCCGCTGACGCCAGCTACGCGCGGCATGATCGGCAGGGAGGCGCTGGCGCGCATGAAGCCGGACGCCGTCATCGTCAACACCGGCCGCGGTGCACTGGTCGACGCCGAAGCACTGGTGGAGGCCCTGCGGCTGGGGCGCATCGGCGGCGCCGCGCTCGACGTGCTCGATGTCGAACCGCCGCCCCCGGATCACCCGCTGCTGGCGCGCGACCTGCCGAATTTGCTGGTCACGCCGCACGTGGCCTGGGCCAGCGAACATGCGCAGGCGCGGCTGGCACGCAGACTCGAAGAGCTGGTGCAGGCGCAGCTGGATTGA
- a CDS encoding Bug family tripartite tricarboxylate transporter substrate binding protein, with product MKPIHNLLSHTVIGLGMLAATAAQAQDPAWPAQSITLIVSSAAGGTTDMAARMISDPLSKALGKPVVVDNRPGGSGAIAGSAVKRAKPDGYTLLVQYSGYQVVTPHLMKLPFDPIKDFAPVANLLVAPQVIVVRPDIPVKTLPELVGYARAHPGKLSYASSGNGSLQHVTGEMIRHLTQADITHVPYKGTGPAITDLLGGNVDMTFTTAPPLISHIKTGKLRPLAITGDVALPAVPNVPTTAAIKGFEKLDVSSWFAVYAPAGTPKPVIDRLTSEIGKITQTAEFKSKAEAQGAYAVYMNPKELGDYTAREFQSWGKFVKEAKITGE from the coding sequence ATGAAACCCATCCACAACCTGCTTTCGCACACCGTCATCGGCCTCGGCATGCTTGCCGCCACGGCCGCACAGGCGCAGGACCCGGCCTGGCCGGCCCAGTCGATCACGCTGATCGTGTCCTCGGCGGCAGGCGGCACCACCGACATGGCCGCGCGCATGATTTCCGATCCCCTGTCGAAGGCACTGGGCAAACCGGTGGTCGTCGACAACCGGCCGGGCGGCTCGGGCGCGATCGCGGGGTCGGCCGTCAAGCGCGCAAAGCCCGACGGCTATACCCTGCTGGTCCAGTACTCCGGCTACCAGGTCGTCACGCCCCATTTGATGAAGCTGCCCTTCGACCCGATCAAGGACTTTGCGCCGGTGGCCAACCTGCTGGTGGCGCCGCAGGTGATCGTGGTGCGCCCGGACATCCCCGTCAAGACGCTGCCGGAACTGGTCGGCTACGCCAGGGCCCACCCGGGTAAACTCAGCTACGCCTCGTCGGGCAACGGCTCGCTGCAGCACGTCACCGGCGAAATGATCCGCCACCTGACGCAGGCCGACATCACCCACGTCCCGTACAAGGGCACCGGCCCCGCCATCACCGATCTCCTCGGCGGCAATGTCGACATGACCTTCACCACGGCCCCTCCCCTGATCAGCCACATCAAGACCGGAAAACTGCGCCCGCTGGCCATCACCGGCGACGTGGCCCTGCCGGCCGTCCCCAACGTGCCGACCACCGCCGCCATCAAGGGCTTCGAGAAGCTCGACGTCAGTTCGTGGTTTGCCGTGTATGCGCCGGCCGGTACGCCCAAGCCGGTGATCGACAGGCTGACGAGCGAGATCGGCAAGATCACGCAGACGGCGGAGTTCAAGAGCAAGGCGGAAGCGCAGGGCGCCTACGCCGTGTACATGAACCCGAAGGAGCTCGGCGACTACACCGCCAGGGAATTCCAGAGCTGGGGCAAGTTCGTGAAAGAGGCGAAGATCACGGGAGAATGA
- a CDS encoding putative bifunctional diguanylate cyclase/phosphodiesterase → MPPSSPADLLCSPGVLHDQLPAGIVVHAPDGRIVSANRLAQELLGRSEAQLLGVDPSASAWAVLREDGSPMPPEEFPAHVVLSTGRKLSGLVAGIVGSGSPSWLLCNAYPDFDEAGRLRQVVVCFTDCTALKRTQQSLEKSEERLRLVLKGSTDAPWDWDLVTGEVYYSARWWNMLGYCSGEGLDDSGAWRRLLHPEDDAMIGAYLADLLPGTRDGYSLEFRLRHREGHYVPVLSRGYVLRDHSGRPLRISGVNTDLTERKRTERHIYELAYFDHLTGLPNRRFLIEELGHVLARGRRSGHYGALLYLDLDNFKLLNDTMGHDLGDMLLRQTAERLRATVRHSDQLARLGGDEFVVVLEDLGMSPRAAAAEADRVANKILSALGQPYQLDSLLFKNTASIGITLFDSTGTDIETLLKQADLAMYRAKADGRDMARFFDPSMQNEADRRAAFELAMRDGLSLGEFRLFCQPQFDGHGRLVGAEVLVRWQRGEHGLVGPDDFIGFAEESGLILPLGEYVLEESCRALARWERDPVLACLKLAVNVSIHQMRDSDFPAAVATILDATGAPPKRLCLELTESVFAENMQEISERMYALRSQGICFSLDDFGTGYSSLAYLRRFPLSALKIDRSFVHDIGIDPASGSIVEAIIALARKFKLEIVAEGVEHEAQRTFLVHGGCSSMQGFLLGRPLPMAEFEHMYGAAGAGHA, encoded by the coding sequence ATGCCGCCCTCTTCCCCAGCGGACCTCCTCTGCTCCCCCGGCGTGCTGCATGACCAGCTGCCGGCGGGTATCGTTGTGCATGCCCCGGACGGCCGCATCGTCTCGGCGAATCGGCTGGCCCAGGAACTGCTGGGCCGGAGCGAAGCGCAGCTGCTCGGGGTCGACCCCAGCGCCAGCGCCTGGGCCGTGCTGCGCGAGGACGGCTCGCCCATGCCGCCCGAGGAATTTCCGGCACACGTCGTGCTGAGCACCGGCCGCAAACTGTCGGGCCTCGTCGCCGGCATCGTCGGTTCCGGTTCGCCGTCCTGGCTGTTGTGCAACGCCTACCCGGACTTCGACGAAGCCGGGCGCCTGCGCCAGGTGGTGGTCTGCTTCACCGATTGCACGGCCTTGAAGAGGACCCAGCAATCCCTGGAGAAATCGGAAGAACGCCTGCGGCTCGTGCTCAAGGGCTCCACCGATGCACCCTGGGACTGGGACCTGGTCACGGGCGAGGTGTATTACTCGGCGCGCTGGTGGAACATGCTCGGCTACTGCAGCGGCGAAGGGCTGGACGACTCCGGCGCCTGGCGCCGTCTGCTGCACCCGGAAGACGACGCGATGATCGGCGCCTATCTCGCGGACCTGTTGCCGGGCACGCGCGACGGCTACAGCCTGGAGTTCCGGCTGCGGCACCGGGAAGGACACTATGTGCCCGTGCTGTCGCGCGGCTATGTGCTGCGCGACCACAGCGGCAGGCCGCTGCGTATTTCCGGCGTCAACACCGACCTCACGGAGCGCAAGCGTACCGAGCGGCACATCTACGAACTGGCCTATTTCGACCATTTGACGGGCCTGCCGAACCGCCGCTTCCTGATCGAGGAACTGGGACACGTGCTGGCGCGCGGGCGGCGCTCGGGACATTATGGCGCCCTGCTCTACCTCGACCTCGACAACTTCAAGCTGCTCAACGACACGATGGGGCACGACCTGGGCGACATGCTGCTGCGCCAGACCGCCGAGAGGCTGCGCGCCACGGTGCGCCACAGCGACCAGCTGGCACGGCTTGGCGGCGACGAATTCGTCGTGGTGCTGGAAGACCTGGGCATGTCGCCGCGCGCCGCGGCCGCCGAGGCCGACCGGGTCGCGAACAAGATCCTGTCGGCCCTCGGCCAGCCCTACCAGCTCGACTCGCTCCTGTTCAAGAACACGGCGAGCATCGGCATCACGCTCTTCGACAGCACCGGTACCGACATCGAAACCCTGCTCAAGCAGGCCGACCTGGCCATGTACCGCGCCAAGGCCGACGGGCGCGACATGGCCCGCTTTTTCGATCCCAGCATGCAGAACGAGGCCGACCGCCGCGCCGCCTTCGAGCTGGCGATGCGCGACGGCCTGTCGCTGGGCGAGTTCCGCCTGTTCTGCCAGCCGCAGTTCGATGGCCACGGGCGTCTGGTGGGCGCCGAGGTGCTGGTCCGCTGGCAGCGCGGCGAGCACGGGCTGGTCGGCCCCGACGATTTCATCGGCTTCGCCGAGGAGTCGGGCCTCATCCTTCCCCTGGGCGAGTACGTGCTGGAGGAAAGCTGCCGCGCACTCGCGCGCTGGGAGCGCGACCCCGTGCTGGCGTGCCTGAAGCTGGCAGTGAACGTCAGCATCCACCAGATGCGCGATTCGGATTTTCCGGCGGCGGTGGCGACGATCCTGGACGCCACCGGCGCGCCCCCGAAACGGCTCTGCCTGGAACTGACCGAGAGCGTGTTCGCCGAAAACATGCAGGAAATTAGCGAACGCATGTACGCGCTTCGGTCCCAGGGCATCTGCTTCTCGCTCGACGATTTCGGCACCGGCTATTCCTCGCTGGCCTATCTCAGGCGCTTCCCGCTCTCCGCGCTGAAGATCGACCGCTCCTTCGTGCACGACATCGGTATCGATCCGGCCTCGGGATCGATCGTCGAGGCGATCATCGCGCTGGCCCGCAAGTTCAAGCTCGAGATCGTGGCCGAGGGCGTCGAGCACGAGGCGCAGCGAACATTCCTGGTCCATGGCGGCTGTTCCTCGATGCAGGGCTTCCTGCTGGGGCGCCCGCTGCCGATGGCCGAGTTCGAGCACATGTACGGCGCCGCCGGCGCCGGGCATGCATGA
- a CDS encoding Bug family tripartite tricarboxylate transporter substrate binding protein gives MNRTVFTVLAASALISCSVDAAAAEAYPSQPIKWVVPFPPGGAMDTMARTLGESLSVSMKQPVVVENRPGAGGAIGSGIVARAAPDGHTMLIVSVGHAVNPSIYPKLQYDATRDFEPVSLVGIVPNLLVAHPSVKANNVKELVALAKARPGKLTYASAGNGTTVHLAAELFNSMAGVDIVHVPYKGSAPAVTDLMGGQVDIMFDSLSSAKPYVESGRLKALAVTTAKRSSVFPNVPTISESGLPGYELSGWYAVFVPARTPKPIVDRLNAELVKALKQANVRARFAQIGAEPVGSSPQELAATLKTETARWAQIVRERNIKAD, from the coding sequence ATGAACCGGACCGTCTTTACAGTACTCGCCGCGAGCGCCTTGATTTCCTGCAGCGTCGATGCCGCCGCCGCGGAAGCCTACCCGAGCCAGCCCATCAAATGGGTGGTGCCCTTCCCGCCGGGCGGTGCGATGGATACGATGGCGCGCACGCTCGGCGAGAGCCTCTCGGTCAGCATGAAGCAGCCGGTCGTGGTCGAGAACCGGCCGGGCGCCGGCGGCGCGATCGGCTCCGGCATCGTCGCCAGGGCGGCGCCGGATGGCCACACCATGCTGATCGTGTCCGTCGGCCACGCGGTGAACCCGAGCATTTATCCGAAACTGCAATACGACGCCACCCGCGACTTCGAACCGGTCAGCCTGGTGGGCATCGTGCCCAACCTGCTCGTTGCCCATCCATCCGTGAAAGCCAACAACGTGAAAGAGCTGGTCGCGCTGGCGAAAGCCCGGCCGGGCAAGCTCACCTACGCGTCGGCCGGCAACGGCACGACCGTGCACCTGGCGGCCGAACTGTTCAATTCGATGGCCGGCGTCGACATCGTGCACGTGCCGTACAAAGGCAGCGCGCCGGCCGTGACCGACCTGATGGGCGGGCAGGTCGACATCATGTTCGATTCGCTCTCGTCGGCCAAGCCCTATGTCGAGTCGGGCAGGCTGAAGGCGCTCGCCGTGACCACCGCCAAACGATCGAGCGTCTTCCCGAACGTCCCGACGATTTCCGAGTCGGGTCTTCCGGGCTATGAGCTGAGCGGCTGGTATGCCGTCTTCGTGCCCGCCAGGACACCGAAGCCGATCGTGGATCGCCTCAATGCCGAACTGGTGAAAGCGCTGAAGCAGGCCAATGTCCGGGCGCGCTTTGCCCAGATCGGCGCGGAACCTGTCGGTTCATCGCCGCAGGAACTGGCGGCCACGCTGAAGACGGAAACGGCGCGCTGGGCCCAGATCGTCCGCGAGCGCAACATCAAGGCCGACTAG
- a CDS encoding MFS transporter — translation MRHIDIHKTADAAKFNGFHASLLLWCALIIICDGYDLAVAGIAVPSIMKDMGVTAQNAGFMVSSALFGMMFGAIFLGTLADRIGRRWAIVICLALFSVFTAAAGLTHDPYVFSVMRFLAGLGIGGVMPNVVAQMTEYSPRKIRATMVTLMFSGYAVGGMLAAVLGKGLIEQHGWQSVFLAAGVPVLLIPFVLKSMPESMPFLVRQGRLEELKAIVLRLDPSYRPQAGDSFALPAVDRASGAPVGKLFQEGRAFSTIMFWVAFFMCLFMVYALSSWLTKLMAGAGYSLGSALTFVLVLNFGAVIGAVGGGWLADRFHIKYVLVAMYALAAVSITLLGYPVSTPVLFLLVGLAGASTIGTQIVTYAYAGQFYPSAIRSTGIGWASGVGRSGAILAPIVIGTLVGMQLPLQQNFLAISIPAVVATIAVSLIRHERSATAPLPLAGAVRETA, via the coding sequence ATGCGACACATCGACATCCACAAAACCGCCGACGCGGCGAAATTCAACGGCTTCCACGCATCCCTGCTGCTGTGGTGCGCCCTGATCATCATTTGCGACGGCTACGACCTGGCGGTGGCCGGCATCGCCGTCCCGTCCATCATGAAGGACATGGGCGTCACCGCCCAGAACGCCGGCTTCATGGTCAGTTCGGCCCTGTTCGGCATGATGTTCGGCGCAATCTTCCTCGGCACCCTGGCCGACCGCATCGGCCGCCGCTGGGCGATCGTCATCTGCCTCGCGCTGTTCAGCGTCTTCACGGCCGCTGCCGGCCTCACGCACGATCCCTATGTGTTCAGCGTGATGCGCTTCCTGGCGGGCCTCGGCATCGGCGGCGTGATGCCGAACGTGGTGGCGCAGATGACCGAATACTCGCCGCGCAAGATCCGCGCCACGATGGTGACCCTGATGTTCAGCGGCTATGCCGTCGGCGGCATGCTCGCGGCCGTCCTCGGCAAGGGCCTGATCGAACAGCACGGCTGGCAGTCGGTGTTCCTGGCAGCCGGCGTGCCGGTGCTGCTGATTCCCTTCGTCCTGAAGTCGATGCCGGAATCGATGCCTTTCCTGGTCAGGCAGGGCCGTCTCGAGGAACTCAAGGCCATCGTGCTGCGCCTCGACCCGAGCTACCGCCCGCAGGCGGGCGACAGCTTCGCGCTGCCGGCGGTCGACCGTGCCTCCGGCGCACCCGTCGGTAAACTGTTCCAGGAAGGCCGCGCCTTCTCCACCATCATGTTCTGGGTTGCCTTCTTCATGTGCCTGTTCATGGTGTATGCGCTCAGCTCCTGGCTGACCAAGCTGATGGCTGGCGCCGGCTACAGCCTCGGTTCCGCGCTGACGTTTGTCCTGGTGCTGAACTTCGGCGCCGTGATCGGCGCCGTCGGCGGCGGCTGGCTGGCCGACCGCTTCCACATCAAGTACGTGCTGGTGGCCATGTATGCGCTGGCCGCGGTGTCGATCACGCTGCTGGGCTATCCGGTATCGACGCCGGTGCTGTTCCTGCTGGTCGGCCTTGCGGGCGCTTCGACCATCGGCACCCAGATCGTCACTTACGCGTATGCTGGCCAGTTCTACCCGAGCGCGATCCGCTCCACCGGCATCGGCTGGGCTTCGGGTGTCGGCCGCAGCGGTGCCATCCTGGCGCCGATCGTGATCGGCACCCTGGTCGGCATGCAGCTGCCGCTGCAGCAGAATTTCCTGGCCATTTCGATCCCGGCCGTCGTCGCCACGATTGCCGTCTCGCTGATCCGGCATGAGCGCTCCGCGACGGCGCCCCTGCCGCTGGCTGGCGCGGTGCGCGAGACCGCCTGA
- a CDS encoding benzoate/H(+) symporter BenE family transporter, which translates to MLQTGHRRPADALPAVSESAGAGGRSWSDWSASSVTAGFLAVLVSFTGPLAIFYQAAQAAQVDSNMFASWVWGISIGAAVSGIVLSWVLRAPIITAWSAPGTALLITLFPGLSLNEAVGAYLTAAAILLAIGLSGSFDRVMAHVPKGVASGMMAGILLPFGLNAFRSTATLPLLACGMIIAWLAFRRWAPRYSVMLLLVAGVLLAFLLDTTHFSRVELKLVAPQFIAPAWSWASTFSLALPLVLVTLAGQYLPGMAVLKTSGYDTNVRQIMAVNSLVSLAVAVTGGITIAIAAITAAMCTGPDAHVDPRRRYVAGIANGVFYLLAGLCGGSIVMLFAALPKELVVTLAGLALLGPITANLAGIVAAEDHREAAVITFLATASGMSFLGLGSAFWGIVIGMLAYWMLHLQRSKNPQ; encoded by the coding sequence CCGGCGGATGCCTTGCCCGCAGTATCCGAATCCGCCGGCGCCGGCGGCCGCTCCTGGTCCGACTGGTCGGCTTCCAGCGTCACGGCGGGCTTTCTCGCCGTGCTGGTGTCCTTCACCGGACCGCTCGCGATCTTCTACCAGGCAGCCCAGGCGGCCCAGGTGGACAGCAATATGTTTGCCTCCTGGGTCTGGGGCATCTCGATCGGCGCTGCCGTCTCGGGCATCGTCCTCTCCTGGGTGCTGCGGGCCCCGATCATCACCGCCTGGTCGGCGCCGGGCACGGCCCTGCTGATCACGCTGTTCCCCGGCCTGTCGCTGAACGAAGCGGTCGGCGCCTACCTGACGGCCGCCGCGATCCTGCTGGCGATCGGCTTGTCCGGCAGTTTCGACCGCGTCATGGCCCATGTGCCGAAGGGTGTCGCCAGCGGCATGATGGCCGGGATCCTGCTGCCCTTCGGCCTGAATGCCTTCCGCTCGACCGCCACGCTGCCGCTGCTGGCCTGCGGCATGATCATCGCCTGGCTGGCGTTCCGGCGCTGGGCGCCGCGCTACAGCGTCATGCTGCTGCTGGTCGCCGGCGTGCTGCTCGCGTTCCTGCTCGATACCACCCATTTCTCGCGCGTCGAGCTGAAGCTGGTCGCCCCGCAATTCATCGCGCCCGCCTGGTCCTGGGCCAGCACCTTCAGCCTGGCCTTGCCGCTGGTGCTGGTGACGCTCGCCGGCCAGTACCTGCCGGGCATGGCGGTGCTGAAAACCTCCGGCTACGACACCAACGTGCGCCAGATCATGGCGGTCAACAGCCTGGTCTCGCTGGCGGTCGCGGTCACCGGCGGCATCACGATCGCGATCGCCGCGATCACCGCCGCGATGTGCACCGGGCCGGACGCCCATGTGGACCCGCGCCGGCGCTACGTGGCCGGCATTGCCAACGGGGTGTTCTACCTGCTGGCGGGCCTGTGCGGCGGCTCGATCGTGATGCTGTTCGCGGCGCTGCCGAAGGAACTGGTCGTCACGCTGGCCGGCCTGGCCCTGCTCGGACCGATCACCGCCAACCTGGCCGGCATCGTCGCGGCGGAAGACCACCGCGAGGCCGCCGTCATCACTTTTCTCGCCACCGCATCGGGCATGAGCTTCCTCGGCCTCGGCTCGGCCTTCTGGGGGATCGTGATCGGCATGCTCGCCTACTGGATGTTGCACCTTCAGAGATCGAAAAACCCGCAGTAA